TTTGACATCAACTTATTTTTGAAAAATATACTTGCGGCAATAAAATAACTACACTATTTCAGGCTCACGAAATACGTAAGAAAAAGCTTAACATACTTTTATTGTAATTACACAACAATTCCACCTTGCTACGCAACAATAGTTATGTAGTAAAGGAGGTTCATGGTAAATTTACAGTGTAGTAAAAAACAAGAAGTAAATTTTTTCATTTTCATATAGTGTTCTCGATGAAAGAGCCTTTTCCGGACAGGGAAGGCTTTTTCTGGTTTTAAGAGGGTTCATCTCCTCTCTTACCAATCTCCAATAAAAAAATACATTCCTAAGTATCAAGGAATATATTTATTCTTGCCAAAATTAGGTTTACGCTTTTCCAAAAATGCATTTCTACCTTCTTTTGCTTCTTCGGTACCATAAGCCAGACGTGTAGCTTCACCTGCAAATACCTGTTGCCCCACCATACCATCATCTGTTAAGTTCATAGCAAACTTTAGCATTTTTATAGATGTAGGTGATTTTTCAAGAATTTCCTGTGCCCACTCGTACGCAGTATCCTCCAATTCATCATGGGGGATTACGGCATTTACCATTCCCATTTCATAAGCTTCTTGCGCAGAATAGTTTCGTCCTAAAAAAAAGATTTCCCGAGCTTTTTTCTGACCCACCATTTTTGCCAAATAAGCCGAACCATAACCACCATCAAAACTGGTTACATCTGCATCCGTTTGTTTAAAAATAGCGTGTTCCTTACTTGCTAAAGTCAGGTCACAAACCACGTGCAGACTATGCCCTCCACCAACAGCCCAGCCTGGCACTACTGCAATAACTGCTTTGGGCATAAAACGTATTTGACGCTGTACTTCAAGAATATTTAAACGGTGCATCCCATCTTCGCCAACATAACCTTGATCACCCCTAGCCTTTTGATCTCCACCGCTACAAAAAGAATATATGCCATCTTTAGTAGAAGGACCTTCTGCAGAGAGTAAAACTACGCCAATAGAAGTGTCTTCTTGAGCATCATAAAAGGCCTGATAAAGCTCACTCGTAGTTTTAGGCCGGAATGCATTACGCACATTTGGACGGTTAAAGGCTATACGAGCTACGCCATTGCTCTTTTTATAGGTGATATCTTCAAATTCTTTGGCTGTTTTCCAATCTGGTTTTTGCATGATCATAGTTTAAGCGTTGCAAAGTAAAGCAATTTGAAAAAAACAAACTCTACACTGCTTGAAGTATGAGAAAATAAAGTTTAGATAGATGAATACAATTAAAAATTCAACTCACAAGTAGTCTAAAAGTAGGAACTACATGGAAGTAATAAATTTTTAAACATAGAACAAACACCGAATAATCCAATTAATTAGCCATATCGAGTTAGTTCTAATTCCAAAATTCACAACATTTAAGTAGGAATAAATAAATTTTTGGTAAGTTATAGAAGATAAAATTAGAAGTTTTTTTCCTGTTAATTAAAACTTAAACTATCTTAGTTACATGAGTATTGAAAATCACCAACTCTATAACACAGATATTGCAGTCGCAGATTTGAACGCTATTGCACGGATAGGTTATTGGAAATTCAATATTAAAACACAAGAATTTCAGCTTGATAAGGTTACCTATGAAATTTTAGAACTACCTCATGGTACCCCTCATAAAAAAAAAGGAGTTGCTTTTTTCCAGGATAAATTACAATCCATAAAACAACTAATAACCACCTCCTTAAAAGAAAATATCCCATTAAATAATGTATTAAAGTTAAGTTCTATTGATACAAGTGATATTTGGGTGCTTTTAATAGGTAAACGCAACTCAGAACACAAAGGTAATATAGAAATATCCGGATTGCTACAAGATATTACGGATAGGAAAAAATCTGAAAATGAATTATCTAGAAAGAATGAACTACTAGATTTTACAGAGAATAAAGCAGGCTTAGGACATTGGAAGTGGGACTTGACCATGAATTTAATTACATGTTCAGAAAACATATCTAGGATAATTGGCACTCCTATTGGCACTCCGGTTACCATTCAAAAATTAACGGAAGGGATACACCCTGAAGATTTAGAATATGCACTACAGCATTTAAAAAATTCAGTAAAAAATAAATTCTTTAAAACTCTTTTCCACCGATTTATTCTTAATAATGGTTCAGAGCGAGTAATTCAAGTTTTAGGAGAACCCATTTTTGATGATACCGATGAGCTGACGGGTTTTATGTGCAGCTCTCAAGATGTTACTGCCCGTAAATACTTTGAGAATGAGCTTCTTAAAAAAAATCAACTATTCTTAGTTGCACAGAAAAAAATAAAATTTGGATACTGGCAATGGGACCACAAGACTAATTTAGTCAATTGTTCCGAAAACATGTCTCGTTTTCTTAACATTGAGGAAAATACCAAATTCCCTTTAAACATCCTCTTAAAAGATGTACATCCTGAAGATATAGATTATGTACATGCGTGTTTAAATGAAACCGTAAAAACAAAACTTTTTATAGCCTTTTCGCATAGAATTGTTAGAAACGATGCTATTAGATATATAAAAGTAAATGGAAAAGTAAATACGGATAAAAACGGAAATGTTTTAGATGTTTTAGGAATTTCGCAAGATGTCACGGATCAGAAAGCTGTTGAAAATAAGCTCTTAAGCAAAAATCAGCTCTTAACGTTTGCAGAACAAATATCAAAAATTGGTCATTGGCAGTGGAACCTAATTACCAATACCATAGATTGGTCCCCTAATTTATATCGCATTTTTGAGCTTGATGTAAATTTAAAAATTGAATTTCAAACTTATTTCCATTATATACATCCGGATGACAGAGATAATGTAATGGCTAAAATCAATAAACTTCGGGAAACCAAAACTCATGAAAGTGTCACACACCGCATAATATTAGCCAACGGAAACATCAAAACAATATATTTATCTGCTACTGTTACCAATATAGAGTCTGGTGGTGTTATCGAAATGGTAGGCACCCTGCAAGATGTGAGCGAACACCGCGCAGAAGAAATCAAATTTAAAGGCCTTTTAGAATCTGCACCCAATGCAACTCTAATTATTGGGAAGGGCAATATTATCCAGATGATTAATAAAGAAGCCGTAAACTTATTTGGCTATACTTCTGAAGAACTTGTAGGAAAGTCTCTTAATCTTCTTATACCTTCTAGGTTTGACGAAAAACGAAAACCAGCGAGAAAAAAATTTCAAAAAAACCCTAAAGTGCTAAAGCTAGATTTAGGAGAGGATTTTTACATGATAGACAAATCTGGTAAGGAAATCCCAGTTGAAGCAACACTTGGCCCACTACAAAACAAGGGAGGGCTACTTATATCTATGGCCATACGCAATATTACAGACGAAAAGCTTTATCAATATAAAATTTTAAATGCTAAAGAAGAACTAGAACTCCTAACCAAAGAGCTTACCGATCAAAATCATCAACTTGCAGATTTCACCCAAATTACCTCTCACAACTTACGTGCACCGGTCAGCAACCTAAACTCTCTTTTAGAGATTTATAAAATAATGGATGACGAAGAAGACCGCAAAGAGTTATTTTTAAAATTTGAGACTGTAATCAGTCATTTAACTTCTACACTTAATACATTAATTGAAGCATTAAACGCTAAAAATAATACCGCTATTGATCGTCGTGAAGTTTCATTTAGCAGTACTTTAATTAAAACTGAAGAAATATTTACGGCTGAAATTTTAAGTACCAAAGCTGTAATTAAAAGTGATTTTTCGGAGGTTGACTCTATATTTTACCATAAGATCTATTTAGAGAGCATTTTTCAAAATTTAGTGGGAAATGCACTAAAATATAAATCTGACGATCGTACTCCGGAAATAGAAATTTTTTCAAAAATTGATAAAAACAAGGTAACCCTATGCTTTAAAGACAATGGTTTAGGAATAGACTTAAAAAGACATGGTCATAAAGTTTTTGGGTTAAATAAAGTTTTCCATAACCATCCTGAAGCAAAAGGGATTGGTTTATTTATGACAAAAACCCAAATTGAAGCTATGGGTGGCAAAATAGTAGTAGAGAGTAAGGTCAATGAAGGCACTACTTTTAGTATTCATTTTAATTAAAAAATTATGAAAAACCCCTTTCACCTTTGTATTGTTGATGACGATGATATTTATAGGTTTACAATTATTCAATCTGTAAAATTTTTAAAGATAGAACACACAACTTCTGTATTTCGTAATGGAGAAGAAGCACTCAACTACATCTTAGAAAACCAGAATAACCCTGATGCTCTCCCCCATCTTATCCTTTTGGATATTGACATGCCTATTATGGACGGGTTTCAATTCTTAGAAGCATACAAGAATATTGAGTCTACTATAAGCAAACAGATTCCTATTTATATGGTTTCCTCATCCGTGGACCCAGAAGATATAGAAAGAGCCAAAAGCTACTCATCTGTTGTAGACTATTTATCCAAGCCCTTAAAAAGCAACAAGCTTAAATCACTAATTGAAGAAACACTAGCATGTAAATAATATATTAATTTATAAATTGATTCAACTTTTATTAACTGCCTAAAGATTAAACATACACCTATTCCCCTCTATTATACAATAGTTTCAAATTCATTGTAAATGAGTAAGAAAAAAATACTTTAAGTACCAATGCCATGAATAGTATTCATGGCATCTTAAAAATTGGTGCTTGGAAAATTAAATGTAGATACAGGGGTTTACGATATAGATAGCGCTGTGAGTAAATACTGTGATGCCTTAGACTAAATTAACAAGAGGAGAGAAAACGCCTGTTGACACACCTAATAAAACCCTAATCAAAACTGCAGATGGATTAAAAGCTTTAATAGAATTTGGAACACACTTTAATTATGAACCGAAGTTCTTCATAATCACCCAGAAACTACAAGGGTTGTATTCTTTATGACAAAGACCCAACTTAAAGCTGTGAGCAGAGAAATAAAAGTGTCTAATAAAGTAAACGAAGGTGCTACTTTTAGTATCCTTTTTGATTAAAACCTATGCTGCAATTTCACCTTGTTAAAATCATTCTTGTTTATTCTTCACCTCTATCCATTTTGAAAGATACTTTGTACTCTGCATGGTTTGATGCTGCAATAAACTCCCAATAAAATTTTGTTGACGGTGCATCTCTAAGTTTTGTAGTAAGTTTTCTAATACTATAGAAAAATGTTTGCTCAGTTCTTTTCTGCTGTACAGTTGATTAATTAGGTCCACACCATTGTGTTGCGCATCATGCCAATACTTCTCATTGGTATACAATTCTATGCTCTCATGAGCAAAATCAATGGCAGTTTCGGTAATGACTCCACTCCATGGTAAACCTTCATGCATTCCTTCCGCACCTATGCCCGTAGTAATACTTGGTGTGCCGTTTTGCATAGCTAAAGTAAGTTTTCCCTTAATACCCGCACCAAAACGCAGCGGAGCAAGATTTACTCGTGAATTCTCTAATACTTTATTTGCATCTTTAGCCCATCCCTTAATTAGAAAACCTATTTCTGGTTTGTGCAGCTCCTTCACTTTTTGTGGCATGTACGCTCCATAAACGGCAACCTGAGCATCTGGTAAAGCCTTTCTAATTAGAGGCCAAATTTCTTGATACAACCATATTACGGCATCAACATTTGGTGCATGTTTTCCATTCCCAATACACACAAAATTTAATCGATCCTTAAAACTAGTCCAATTCCTTTGGTTCTCCATTTGTATTTCTTCCAAAAGGAACGGCAAATGTAAAAGTAAATTAGAGTCTAGTTTAACTTCTTTGACCAACAATTGAATCTCAAAGGTTGAAACCATCAATGACAAATCGCAACGAAGTATACTTGCTATTTCACGTTTTGCACTATCATCCTTCAACCAAGACTGAACTGAAAAAGGAACTCCTTTTTTAAGAGACGTTTCCCTAACTTTTCTAAGAGAATGCAAATCTTCAGTATCTAATATTCTAATAGCATTAGGCACATTTTCAGAAACGCGCCATCCAAATTGTTCTTCGGTCAAAAATCGGTCAAACAGAACAATGCTAGGGTTTAATTCTTTAATAAAAGAATCAAAACCCGAATCGTTCAAAGTAATAGACCTTGATTCTATTTGAAGTGCATTAAGATCTAAAGAAAGTTCTGATTTTGACGCGGTACTAGTAAAAACGATACGGTACCCCTCCGCTTTAAAAAAGAGAAGAAGTTGAAGCATTCGGTTTCCCGCCGCAGTAGAAGCCGGTTCTGGCCAAGTAAAACCGATAACTAATAGTACACTCTCCTTCACTTTGCCCTACTTAAGAACTTAGGTTAGCTAATACAACACTTCTTATATCCCTTAAGGAAACTACATCTTGGCAGCAAACATACGAGAAATACTTGAACGCAATTTACGCTCATAATCCTCCTCTAACCATTCTTTGTAATTCTTGGTATTGTTCATAATACAATACGAATATTGACGTACCCTATACTTGATCTCTTCCTTGAGTTCTTTTGCTAAAATACGCGCATCAAAAACATCTTCGGAATTTTCTACACAGATTTGGGCATGTTGATCAATACTTCGTTCAAGCACTATTTTAGACCTTAGACCTTGAGCAAAAACCTTTTTATACTCTTCCTTTATATTGAACTCAATGTTCGTTGAATCTTTGAACTTTTCACGAAGTGCCGAGGGCATTTCATAAACGAATTCTTTCTCTATTTCCTCATCATTCTTGATATTTTCAAGATAGAAATCTGGGAAATGGAAAATCTCTTGCCAATCAATTGGAGCATCCCAAAGACCAAAACGAGCTACGTTGTTTCCTAAATCTACAACCGTAAATTCACTCTTATTCTCTAAAATACGAGACCCACGACCAATCATCTGAAAATACAGCGTAAGCGAACGTGTAGCCCTGTTCAAAATAATAGTTTCTACAGATGGTTCATCAAAACCCGTAGTAAGAATACTAACCGAAGTTAAAATAGCATCTGGTGTATTGGAAAACCACTCTAAAATTTCTTTACGTTCAGAAGAGGTATTTTTATTGTCTAGATGACGCACATTATAACCAGCCTTCTTAAACGTTTCATACACATAACGGGAGGTATTGATACCATTGTTAAATATTAACGTTTTTGTACCCTCAGCTATTTCTTTGTATGCCGATAGTAGCTTACCCAACATACTTTGGTTGCTATACAGCTCATCTGATGATTTAACGGTATAATCCCCACTAATACCCAATTTGAGACTTTGCAGACTTACATCATAATTGTACATATTTCCCTTGGCCAAGAAATTTCTCTTGATCAAAGCACCTATGGATTCCCCCACGATCAACTTTTGATAGTTGTCTTTCATGGGTAGTTTTATATTGGAACTCAAAGGTGTTGCGGTAACTCCTAAAATCGTAGATTTTTTAAAAAACTTAAATAGCTTTCTAAACGAATTGTAATGGGCTTCATCTATAATAACCAAGCCTATGTCATTTATCTCTACTTTCTCTTCTTGCAGCCTATTGTTAAGGGTTTCTACCATGGCTACAAAGCACATGAACTCATCTTGATCGGTAAGTTCCTTTACCTCACTATTAATGATCTTATTCTTAACACCAAAGCTTTTTAGCATTCTAGATGTCTGTGTACTTAGCTCTATACGGTGTGTAAGTACAACCACTTTTTTACCCGTTTTCTCAATATAACGACGGGCAATCTCAGAAAAAACAACCGTTTTTCCGCCTCCCGTAGGTAATTGATAGAGTAAATTTCCTTTCTCTTCAGGATCTTCAAGATGCTTAAAAATGGTATTCAGATCTTCAATCTGATAGTCGTACAGCTGCTTTTCGGTAGTATTTTTTTTTAACTCCAAGTAGGGTCTAAAATTTAGTGTTCAATTATTGTAAGTAGGTGGGGTACCCCAAAATCTCAATTTCACAAAATTAAAGGAAATTTGTACTTATTTGAAATTTATTCGAGTTAAATCGATAAAAAGGCAAAATAAAAGCTTCTCACCTCCCTAAAAACGCGAGTGATTTTCATCTATTTAAAATAGAAAAATAATTCTTTAATACCCTTTATCCATCACCACTTCATTTAATAAAGAACTACCTTTCTGAAGTCTATCATAATTTTCTAAAATTTGGGGAACTACCGAATTCGTATCAGAAACACTAGCGTAATGAGGTGTCATCTGAATTTTTTCATGGTTCCAAAACGGATGTTCTTTTGGTAAAGGTTCTTGATGGTATACATCTAATCCCGCGCCGGACAAATGATCGTTATTCAGCATTTCTAACAAATCCGCATCAACTAAATGACCACCCCGAGCCACATTAATTACAAAAGCTCCTTTTGGCAGTTGTTCAAAAACCTTCCTGTTCAAAATACCAGAAGTAGCATCCGTAAGAGGTAAAAGGCATACCAAAATCTGGGTTGTCTCAAGAAAATTTGAAAAGCCAGCATCACCTACAAAACAATTAATACCGTCAATATCTTTCTTTGAGTTTGCCCAACCTTGAACCCTAAAACCGAATTTTACCAAATCCGTTCCCAATTCTTTGCCTAGCGCTCCCAAACCCATAATACCCACATTAAAATCTGAAATACGATGGTATTGCACAGGTTGCCAAATACCCTTTGTCTGATTAATTCTGTAACGATCTAAATTTTTAAGATGACCTAAGATGACAGCCAAAACATGCTCACTCATATCTTTTGCCAACATATCATCTACCACCCGTGTTATGGGTAGGTTTTTAGGTGCCGACTCATCTTCAAAAATGAAGTCTACCCCTGCCCCACTTGATGCTATCAATTTTAAATTAGGATAATGAGCCAATGCACCGTTTGGGTGTTTCCAAACCAGGGCCATTTCTATTTTTTCCTTGGGATGCTCTTCTTGGTAGCTATACACTTCCAAATCTGGTTGCTGCTCTAAAAGGGCTTTTTTCCAAAGTTCAATTTTATCGTCTTGTCTAATAATTACTATTGCCATATTAATCTATGATATCCAAGGCTCGGGAAAATCCTTCGCCAAATTGCCAATTTTGTTCTTGTGTTATGGTATAAATCTTTACGATACGCTCTTTATATTCTCCCAATAGGCCATTTACCGAAACAAACTGCACAGCTTCAGTAAATGAATTCATCATACTTTTATAAAAGGAATCCGGTATGTTGCGGTCCTTTTCAAATATTTGGGCAATCTCTAAGTTGTACAACATAACATCTGCCGTAAGATGTGGATCTACCCCTAGTTTTTTAAAGTGCTTTATGAACTTTTGCGCCACGGACCGTCTGGCCCTGGGCCTTTTTCTCCTCACAGGAAAATACTCGTTACTAATTTTTGTTTTCGCTTCTTGAACAAGCTTGTCTTCTTTTGGGTTAAAGATGAAGTTATAATACTCCTTTACCTCTGGAAAACGATCATAAAGATCTAAAAGCTGTTCTTCAATAGCTTCTTTATCAATTTCTGAAAGGTATTTTTTCAGCTTTCGCTTGCTCATTTTACTTTATTTATCTTCAAAAATAACGGAACAACGAGAATCCGCCTACATTCGTACTTAAAATCTTAAACTTCTCATAAATTTTGTATAAGAATACTGACATCTCTTTGGAAAATCGATAATAAAAATGTATACTGTACTCTTGTAGTAATCCTAAACATACTAGATATATGAGGCAACTAAAGATTATCAAGCAAGTTACGAATCGTGAATCAAAATCATTGGATAAGTACTTGCAAGATATCAGTAAAATTGATCTGATCAATGCGTCTGAGGAAGTAGAACTCGCACAAAGAATACGAGCTGGGGACCAAGTAGCCCTAGAAAAATTAACTACAGCTAACTTACGCTTTGTGGTCTCCGTGGCCAAACAATATCAAAATCAAGGTTTAAAGTTACCCGATTTAATAAACGAAGGTAACCTTGGACTTGTAAAAGCCGCTAAACGTTTTGATGAAACACGTGGTTTTAAATTTATATCCTATGCCGTTTGGTGGATTCGCCAATCGATTCTTCAGGCTCTTGCCGAGCAGTCTCGTGTTGTACGTTTGCCATTGAACAAAATTGGTTCTATTAATAAGATTAAAAAAACATTTTCTTATTTAGAGCAAGCACATGAAAGACCACCTTCTGCTGAGGAAATAGCCAAAGAGCTAGAAATGACGGTTAGCGAGGTAAAGCAATCAATGAAAAACTCTGGAAGGCATGTATCTATGGATGCTCCTCTTAGAGAAGGTGAAGATTCCAACCTTTATGATGTACTTCGTAGTGGTGAGTCTCCAAAGCCTGATAAGATTTTAATGCAACAGTCTTTGAATACAGAGATTAACCGTGCTCTAGAGACCTTATCTCCAAGAGAAGCGGATGTGGTTAAATTGTATTACGGAATAGGTGATCAACAATCTATGACTTTGGCCGAAATTGGGCAGACTTTTGATCTCACCAGAGAGAGAGTTCGTCAAATTCGTGAAAAAGCTATTAGAAAGTTACGTCACAATTCAAGAAGTAAACTATTGAAAACCTATTTAGGCTAAGCCCTAAAAAACATTGTACGTAAAAAAGCCCTAACGATTCTTCGTTAGGGCTTTTTTTGAACAACTAATTTTCACTAAATAACTAAGAAAAATTTAATTTATTAATTTCTTCACTGTTTAGAATTTCATTTAAATTTTCAATAAAATTCATGTAAGCCGCATTGTCTGGGTTTTGATTTGCCATAGTTGTAGGTATTAAAAGTTGATGGATTTGGGATCCTGATTACATATAATCTAATTCTACTAATTCGTTTAAACTTAGGATTTCATTTAAGTCTTGAAGGAATGATAGGTATTCTTCTCCGTAGGTATCGTAAAGCATAATCTTGTATAGGTTAAGTTAATATTTTGATTTGGTGTCTCAATTATTATGATGTAAACTTATTCAATAAGACCACCTTCAACAACAAAATGTGGTGTAACGAATGAAAAATGTTGTAAAACCTGTTAATCATGTAAAAATGCCCTTTTATTGAACAAAACAGGTGTGTTATTCATCGTAAAAATGATACATTTAATCTATTAACCTCTGTTTATCAAATATTTACCGTTCTTTAAGCCCAATGTTTATAGGTAGTACTGGATAATTGCAGCCTCAAATCTACAATCTATACTACATTGTGCTAGTACTCTTAGTCGCTTATTTTTCAAAAAATTATCAACTATAGAAATTTTCACTTCAAAACATTATTTTCTAAAATCTACCAACTCTTTTTAGTAGAACAGGCCAATATCAACCACACTAAGAACATACCGCAATAAGCAAGCAATCCAAAACGTTACTATCTTATAGACTAATGTTTATAGAATTGCCTTCTATACCCCATATTATATGTGTCTTGAAAATTATTTTTACCAGTTACAATGAAAAATAAAGCAAAAATTGCCGGCTTACTATTTATATACACTAGCCTCTGTATGGGGTCGTCTGAAACTGGTTGTATGGAAACCGGTTCTACTCCACTTTCGCCATCCCTAACAGTAAACCAAACAATCCTAACCTTAAATAGCCATAGCTTTAACGCCAAACAAAAAAGTAGTTTTACGGTTGGCGGTCAAACCGAACATATTGAAAGGGGTCTCACGGTAATTCATTTTAACTCATCGGACACTTTTGAGTTTAAAACCTATGACACCTACTCTAACCCAGAAGAACT
This genomic interval from Zobellia roscoffensis contains the following:
- a CDS encoding 1,4-dihydroxy-2-naphthoyl-CoA synthase, yielding MQKPDWKTAKEFEDITYKKSNGVARIAFNRPNVRNAFRPKTTSELYQAFYDAQEDTSIGVVLLSAEGPSTKDGIYSFCSGGDQKARGDQGYVGEDGMHRLNILEVQRQIRFMPKAVIAVVPGWAVGGGHSLHVVCDLTLASKEHAIFKQTDADVTSFDGGYGSAYLAKMVGQKKAREIFFLGRNYSAQEAYEMGMVNAVIPHDELEDTAYEWAQEILEKSPTSIKMLKFAMNLTDDGMVGQQVFAGEATRLAYGTEEAKEGRNAFLEKRKPNFGKNKYIP
- a CDS encoding PAS domain-containing sensor histidine kinase, which produces MSIENHQLYNTDIAVADLNAIARIGYWKFNIKTQEFQLDKVTYEILELPHGTPHKKKGVAFFQDKLQSIKQLITTSLKENIPLNNVLKLSSIDTSDIWVLLIGKRNSEHKGNIEISGLLQDITDRKKSENELSRKNELLDFTENKAGLGHWKWDLTMNLITCSENISRIIGTPIGTPVTIQKLTEGIHPEDLEYALQHLKNSVKNKFFKTLFHRFILNNGSERVIQVLGEPIFDDTDELTGFMCSSQDVTARKYFENELLKKNQLFLVAQKKIKFGYWQWDHKTNLVNCSENMSRFLNIEENTKFPLNILLKDVHPEDIDYVHACLNETVKTKLFIAFSHRIVRNDAIRYIKVNGKVNTDKNGNVLDVLGISQDVTDQKAVENKLLSKNQLLTFAEQISKIGHWQWNLITNTIDWSPNLYRIFELDVNLKIEFQTYFHYIHPDDRDNVMAKINKLRETKTHESVTHRIILANGNIKTIYLSATVTNIESGGVIEMVGTLQDVSEHRAEEIKFKGLLESAPNATLIIGKGNIIQMINKEAVNLFGYTSEELVGKSLNLLIPSRFDEKRKPARKKFQKNPKVLKLDLGEDFYMIDKSGKEIPVEATLGPLQNKGGLLISMAIRNITDEKLYQYKILNAKEELELLTKELTDQNHQLADFTQITSHNLRAPVSNLNSLLEIYKIMDDEEDRKELFLKFETVISHLTSTLNTLIEALNAKNNTAIDRREVSFSSTLIKTEEIFTAEILSTKAVIKSDFSEVDSIFYHKIYLESIFQNLVGNALKYKSDDRTPEIEIFSKIDKNKVTLCFKDNGLGIDLKRHGHKVFGLNKVFHNHPEAKGIGLFMTKTQIEAMGGKIVVESKVNEGTTFSIHFN
- a CDS encoding response regulator — its product is MKNPFHLCIVDDDDIYRFTIIQSVKFLKIEHTTSVFRNGEEALNYILENQNNPDALPHLILLDIDMPIMDGFQFLEAYKNIESTISKQIPIYMVSSSVDPEDIERAKSYSSVVDYLSKPLKSNKLKSLIEETLACK
- a CDS encoding glycosyltransferase, whose amino-acid sequence is MKESVLLVIGFTWPEPASTAAGNRMLQLLLFFKAEGYRIVFTSTASKSELSLDLNALQIESRSITLNDSGFDSFIKELNPSIVLFDRFLTEEQFGWRVSENVPNAIRILDTEDLHSLRKVRETSLKKGVPFSVQSWLKDDSAKREIASILRCDLSLMVSTFEIQLLVKEVKLDSNLLLHLPFLLEEIQMENQRNWTSFKDRLNFVCIGNGKHAPNVDAVIWLYQEIWPLIRKALPDAQVAVYGAYMPQKVKELHKPEIGFLIKGWAKDANKVLENSRVNLAPLRFGAGIKGKLTLAMQNGTPSITTGIGAEGMHEGLPWSGVITETAIDFAHESIELYTNEKYWHDAQHNGVDLINQLYSRKELSKHFSIVLENLLQNLEMHRQQNFIGSLLQHQTMQSTKYLSKWIEVKNKQE
- a CDS encoding DEAD/DEAH box helicase, giving the protein MELKKNTTEKQLYDYQIEDLNTIFKHLEDPEEKGNLLYQLPTGGGKTVVFSEIARRYIEKTGKKVVVLTHRIELSTQTSRMLKSFGVKNKIINSEVKELTDQDEFMCFVAMVETLNNRLQEEKVEINDIGLVIIDEAHYNSFRKLFKFFKKSTILGVTATPLSSNIKLPMKDNYQKLIVGESIGALIKRNFLAKGNMYNYDVSLQSLKLGISGDYTVKSSDELYSNQSMLGKLLSAYKEIAEGTKTLIFNNGINTSRYVYETFKKAGYNVRHLDNKNTSSERKEILEWFSNTPDAILTSVSILTTGFDEPSVETIILNRATRSLTLYFQMIGRGSRILENKSEFTVVDLGNNVARFGLWDAPIDWQEIFHFPDFYLENIKNDEEIEKEFVYEMPSALREKFKDSTNIEFNIKEEYKKVFAQGLRSKIVLERSIDQHAQICVENSEDVFDARILAKELKEEIKYRVRQYSYCIMNNTKNYKEWLEEDYERKLRSSISRMFAAKM
- a CDS encoding 2-hydroxyacid dehydrogenase; protein product: MAIVIIRQDDKIELWKKALLEQQPDLEVYSYQEEHPKEKIEMALVWKHPNGALAHYPNLKLIASSGAGVDFIFEDESAPKNLPITRVVDDMLAKDMSEHVLAVILGHLKNLDRYRINQTKGIWQPVQYHRISDFNVGIMGLGALGKELGTDLVKFGFRVQGWANSKKDIDGINCFVGDAGFSNFLETTQILVCLLPLTDATSGILNRKVFEQLPKGAFVINVARGGHLVDADLLEMLNNDHLSGAGLDVYHQEPLPKEHPFWNHEKIQMTPHYASVSDTNSVVPQILENYDRLQKGSSLLNEVVMDKGY
- a CDS encoding DUF6155 family protein, which produces MSKRKLKKYLSEIDKEAIEEQLLDLYDRFPEVKEYYNFIFNPKEDKLVQEAKTKISNEYFPVRRKRPRARRSVAQKFIKHFKKLGVDPHLTADVMLYNLEIAQIFEKDRNIPDSFYKSMMNSFTEAVQFVSVNGLLGEYKERIVKIYTITQEQNWQFGEGFSRALDIID
- a CDS encoding sigma-70 family RNA polymerase sigma factor; translated protein: MRQLKIIKQVTNRESKSLDKYLQDISKIDLINASEEVELAQRIRAGDQVALEKLTTANLRFVVSVAKQYQNQGLKLPDLINEGNLGLVKAAKRFDETRGFKFISYAVWWIRQSILQALAEQSRVVRLPLNKIGSINKIKKTFSYLEQAHERPPSAEEIAKELEMTVSEVKQSMKNSGRHVSMDAPLREGEDSNLYDVLRSGESPKPDKILMQQSLNTEINRALETLSPREADVVKLYYGIGDQQSMTLAEIGQTFDLTRERVRQIREKAIRKLRHNSRSKLLKTYLG